One Helianthus annuus cultivar XRQ/B chromosome 7, HanXRQr2.0-SUNRISE, whole genome shotgun sequence genomic region harbors:
- the LOC118479378 gene encoding uncharacterized protein LOC118479378: MSISVDSNNLSFVNDLNPAKDMWNMKARIIRKWNQGYKMEIIFIDEKGAKIQWGIKSHLIPVFDGQLQEDAVVILSKFGVGENKDLYKVVVQPYKINFYRCTTVTRVRD, encoded by the exons ATGTCAATATCAGTTGACAGTAATAATCTTAGTTTTGTTAACGATTTGAATCCTGCTAAGGATATGTGGAACATGAAGGCGAGAATTATACGAAAATGGAATCAGGGTTACAAAATGgagatcatcttcattgatgagaAG GGTGCTAAGATTCAATGGGGTATTAAGAGTCATCTGATACCTGTTTTTGATGGGCAGCTGCAAGAAGATGCTGTTGTGATTCTTTCGAAGTTTGGTGTTGGTGAgaataaagatttatataaaGTAGTAGTGCAGCCTTATAAAATTAACTTTTATAGATGCACAACTGTTACTCGTGTGAGAGATTGA